TGGTCGCCAACGCTTTGGAAGTGCTGGCGCTGCTCACGTCGGAGTCGATCCCTGCGGGGCAGACGATCAGCGATCTGAGCTTGGAGCCCGACGTTGACGAAATCGCCGCGTACGTCCGTCACGTCGATTCGTACTTCTTTGAGGCCAGCACCATCGACGATGTGGTCAAAGAGCTAGGCATGCCGCGCCGCCGCTTCACCCACATCTTCCGCCGTCTTACCGGACAAACCTGGCTGAACTACGTACAACGCAAACGCGTCGACCACGCATGCCAACTGCTCGAAGAGTCAGACCGCACCATCGCGTCGATCGCCTTCGAATGCGGCTTCGGCGAGTTATCGACCTTCTACCGAGCCTTTCGCAAGATCCGCGGCGTTACGCCGAAAGCCTGGCGCAAGACGCACCGCGAATAAGGATTCTTCGAAGTCTGTTGCGCAAGCCGTGCGGCAGCAATATGAGGCGCCAGCGTAATGCTCGGGTAGTGCGAAGCTACTTTTGCGGAGCATAAGTTGACTATTGGGCATGGTTTTTATCGTTTTTCTGCAGGCCCAATTTTCCACACGGTTCCAGGATGAAATATTGGGACTCGTGACGGCGTTTTAATTTCGCTTGCGGGGGGCTGCACTGGTTTAACATGCAGAATTGATCCATTGGTCTAGATGGAAAGAGGCGATATTTTATTTTTTTTGAGATTGCTAGTCACACTGACTAGGTCCATGACAAGGTATTGGTAATGAGCAGCCAAGATGCCGAGTTCGATGAATCGTTTGCCGGACTTGTCGCCGAGAATCATGTTCAATTGCGATCGTTCGTGCGGATGCTTGGAGTCGATCCCGAATGGGTTGACGACCTTGCGCAGGAGACCTTTTTGGTGGCGCTGCGTGAAAGGGAAAGCTTTGATGAACAACAGGATGTCGGAAAATGGCTCCGCGGAATCGCTCGAAATCTGGTGAGAAACGAAATCCGCAAGGGCGCGCGCCGTCAACGTCTCCAGCATGTGGTCCTTGCCGATATGTTGTTGCGATCGTCGGAAGCGGATGACGACTGCCCAGAGTGGAGTTCGACTCGTCTTGCGCATCTGCGCGATTGCGTAGAGCAACTGCCGCCGAAGAGTCGACAGATTGTTTCCGGCAGATATTCGGATGGTTGGAAAGCGCCTGACTTAGCGGCTCACTTGGAAATGTCGGTCGATGCCGTGCGACAAGCGCTCGTCCGGATTCGACAGCAACTGAAAACATGCATTGAACGACGAATCACGGAATCGATTTAGCTGCGGTTGCGATTCAGTCCAATTCGGCAATCCGAGATAATAGCGTTTTACTTAGGATGATTTCGTGGCATTTCAGTCTCGCTTTTACGAATTGCTGGCGCTCTTGCTGGATGACGCCGCTACCGATGCGGAACTGGACGAACTGGTTGCCGTAATCACGGCCGACCCTGCGAAGCTGGCTCAACTGAAAGATCATCTGGTTCTTAGTGATCGCCTTTCTCAGTACGAAGATACGCATCGAGACGCGGTGAGATATGTCGAATCTCTCAAAACGCGTGCTCGAGCCGAGAGGCAATCGGATGGCTTTGTCGCAGCGGTCATCAACTCGTCGCACTCCACGAACGGAGAGCGAGCAACACAGCCAGACCAGCCGCAAAGTTCTCGCATTTGGGCTTGGGTCGGACTCACGGTCGC
The nucleotide sequence above comes from Blastopirellula sp. J2-11. Encoded proteins:
- a CDS encoding sigma-70 family RNA polymerase sigma factor, coding for MSSQDAEFDESFAGLVAENHVQLRSFVRMLGVDPEWVDDLAQETFLVALRERESFDEQQDVGKWLRGIARNLVRNEIRKGARRQRLQHVVLADMLLRSSEADDDCPEWSSTRLAHLRDCVEQLPPKSRQIVSGRYSDGWKAPDLAAHLEMSVDAVRQALVRIRQQLKTCIERRITESI